A part of Gemmatimonas groenlandica genomic DNA contains:
- a CDS encoding vWA domain-containing protein: MSTRRLPVYILADVSGSMQGTPIESVKSGIRQLHRDLLGDPQAIESAYLSVLTFSNSAQQLVPLTEVAMFNPPELQASGQTNFGDGLRLLLEVFERELVRTTADQKGDWRPLVFILSDGAPTDVDWPVYAQQLRERRPANIIAVACGDQADVEALKQVTEIVIQMQDMSPDAFKAFFRFVSASVKQTSAKVGAMADGGGITLPPPPPGITIVP, encoded by the coding sequence GTGTCCACCCGTCGCCTTCCCGTTTACATCCTCGCCGACGTTTCCGGCTCGATGCAGGGTACCCCCATCGAGTCCGTGAAGTCCGGGATCCGGCAGCTCCATCGCGATCTGCTCGGTGATCCGCAGGCGATCGAGAGTGCCTATCTCTCGGTGCTCACGTTCTCGAATTCCGCCCAGCAGCTCGTACCGCTGACGGAAGTCGCGATGTTCAATCCGCCGGAGTTGCAGGCCAGCGGACAGACGAACTTCGGAGACGGCCTGCGCCTATTGCTCGAGGTGTTCGAGCGCGAGTTGGTGCGCACCACAGCCGATCAGAAGGGTGACTGGCGTCCGCTGGTCTTTATTCTCTCCGACGGCGCGCCCACCGATGTCGACTGGCCCGTCTATGCGCAGCAGCTCCGCGAACGGCGCCCGGCCAACATCATCGCCGTCGCGTGCGGCGACCAAGCCGATGTCGAGGCGCTCAAACAGGTCACCGAGATCGTGATTCAGATGCAGGACATGTCGCCCGACGCCTTCAAGGCCTTCTTCCGCTTCGTGTCGGCGTCGGTGAAACAGACGAGCGCGAAGGTGGGCGCGATGGCCGACGGCGGTGGCATAACGCTGCCGCCTCCGCCGCCCGGCATCACGATCGTACCGTAA
- a CDS encoding PP2C family serine/threonine-protein phosphatase produces the protein MPDETSESETRDTLLPEVPVAAPVAAEPARAIWTVTPPISPWCPAEWSAHLDAVAPGLVRPDAHGPLAEATGMRAARDGWSLLVASRRGRLHAHRGDHREDAGQLLLFDHGWCAAVADGAGSATYSRLGAAIATHVATHTVRETLHHGHADTTQPSLLGRALEAGATAANHALRDFAAKCGLALRDLRTTLLVAAHHGGRIGLLQVGDGASAWLNADGTVSQPLSGAITEFSGEVAHFLPDDGAIEHLVQSLVIRDAAHCAALILATDGVEDPWYPFTRHAGPLYAQLLHGVNDAVSAGGVTSSHPAPVLSASDPVHALIEWLAFEKRGENDDRTLCVIRQDGVAWAP, from the coding sequence GTGCCCGACGAAACTTCGGAATCCGAGACACGCGATACGCTGCTACCCGAGGTCCCGGTGGCAGCACCGGTGGCCGCGGAGCCCGCGCGCGCCATCTGGACGGTCACCCCGCCGATCTCGCCGTGGTGCCCTGCGGAATGGAGCGCGCATCTCGACGCGGTCGCTCCGGGGCTGGTGCGCCCCGACGCGCACGGCCCACTGGCCGAGGCCACCGGCATGCGCGCGGCCCGCGACGGCTGGTCGTTGCTGGTGGCCTCGCGACGCGGCCGCCTGCACGCGCATCGTGGCGATCATCGGGAAGATGCCGGTCAGCTGCTCCTCTTCGATCACGGCTGGTGCGCCGCAGTGGCCGATGGCGCGGGTTCAGCCACGTACAGTCGCCTCGGCGCCGCGATTGCCACGCACGTGGCGACGCACACGGTACGGGAGACCTTGCACCACGGACACGCCGACACCACGCAACCGTCGCTGCTGGGTCGCGCCCTCGAGGCCGGTGCCACGGCGGCCAATCATGCGCTACGCGACTTCGCCGCGAAGTGTGGGCTCGCGCTGCGCGATCTGCGCACCACGTTGCTCGTCGCCGCGCATCACGGCGGCCGAATCGGCTTACTACAGGTGGGCGATGGCGCGTCGGCGTGGCTCAACGCCGATGGCACCGTCTCCCAACCACTCAGCGGGGCGATCACCGAGTTCTCGGGCGAAGTGGCGCACTTTCTTCCCGACGATGGCGCCATCGAACACTTGGTGCAGTCGTTGGTGATCCGCGATGCGGCGCACTGCGCGGCACTCATACTCGCCACCGACGGCGTGGAAGATCCGTGGTATCCGTTCACGCGGCATGCGGGCCCGCTCTACGCGCAACTGCTGCATGGCGTGAACGACGCCGTGAGCGCCGGCGGTGTGACGTCGTCGCATCCGGCCCCGGTGTTGAGCGCCTCCGATCCGGTGCATGCGCTCATCGAGTGGCTGGCCTTCGAGAAGCGCGGCGAGAATGACGATCGCACGTTGTGCGTGATCCGCCAGGACGGCGTCGCATGGGCACCGTAA
- a CDS encoding protein kinase domain-containing protein produces MGTVSCRLTDGRVLQLEDEPVGTGAEKRVFLTRDRQYAVGFYYGSLSDRRERVDRLTRILTNYNPTLAANGAYWTPYYSWPVGMVDGEHAVPTDFVRKQQLVWPPLGVVTPTYRPNFYFADRFGTKQEKEVRWFTGGKASKFVPQAEAGSLLTRMQIAVRLARAVRRLHMAGLAHADLSNKNVLVDPKAGDACIIDIDSLVVPGVAPPSVLGTPGYIAPEVLANKAQPSIATDKHALAVLLYELLLERHPLQGKKVNSSRSAEEDETLSMGAQALFVEHPTDRRNPSVKAIDVPYTRLGPALAQCFTRTFVDGLHAPSKRADAAEWELALYRTMQRMHPLPSGKWTIVGAGLPNTSLRGDERLAGTPLVAQLWRDTDRGMVDEKDQLVLWHHLMLHDWHLCLGTLPDERADRTPRGYVAQHGGKWWLVNTSDTPWYVEGGAAIGRNASVECVSGLALRISDAVPARVLRFSHVG; encoded by the coding sequence ATGGGCACCGTAAGCTGTCGCCTGACCGATGGGCGTGTGCTGCAGCTGGAAGACGAACCGGTGGGCACCGGCGCCGAGAAGCGAGTGTTCCTCACCCGTGATCGGCAGTATGCCGTGGGCTTCTACTACGGGTCGCTGAGCGATCGCCGTGAGCGCGTCGATCGGCTCACGCGCATTCTCACGAACTACAATCCCACCCTCGCCGCCAACGGCGCCTACTGGACACCGTACTACTCGTGGCCGGTCGGCATGGTGGACGGCGAGCACGCCGTCCCCACGGACTTCGTGCGCAAGCAGCAACTGGTGTGGCCACCACTCGGTGTCGTCACGCCCACCTATCGCCCCAACTTCTACTTCGCCGATCGTTTCGGCACGAAGCAGGAGAAAGAGGTGCGTTGGTTCACCGGCGGTAAGGCATCGAAGTTCGTGCCGCAGGCCGAAGCGGGATCACTGCTCACGCGTATGCAGATTGCCGTGCGTTTGGCGCGCGCGGTGCGTCGACTGCATATGGCAGGACTCGCACACGCCGACCTGTCGAACAAGAACGTGTTGGTCGATCCCAAGGCCGGCGACGCGTGCATCATCGACATCGACTCACTCGTGGTGCCTGGTGTGGCGCCGCCATCGGTGCTCGGCACACCCGGGTACATCGCACCTGAGGTGCTGGCCAACAAGGCGCAGCCGTCGATCGCGACCGACAAGCACGCGTTGGCGGTGCTGCTCTACGAGCTGTTACTCGAACGCCACCCGCTGCAGGGCAAGAAGGTGAACAGCTCGCGGTCCGCCGAGGAAGACGAAACGCTTTCCATGGGCGCGCAGGCGCTGTTCGTGGAGCATCCCACCGATCGGCGTAATCCGTCGGTGAAAGCCATCGATGTGCCATATACGCGCCTGGGCCCGGCCTTGGCCCAATGTTTCACGCGCACGTTCGTGGATGGATTGCATGCACCTTCCAAGCGCGCGGATGCTGCCGAGTGGGAGCTGGCGTTGTATCGCACGATGCAGCGCATGCACCCGTTGCCGTCGGGCAAGTGGACGATTGTCGGTGCCGGCTTGCCGAATACGTCGTTGCGTGGCGACGAGCGACTGGCGGGCACCCCGCTGGTCGCGCAGCTCTGGCGTGACACCGATCGCGGCATGGTGGACGAGAAGGATCAGCTCGTGCTCTGGCATCACCTCATGCTGCACGACTGGCATCTGTGTCTCGGCACACTACCGGATGAGCGGGCGGATCGCACACCGCGCGGGTACGTGGCACAACACGGTGGCAAGTGGTGGCTGGTGAACACCAGCGACACGCCGTGGTATGTAGAGGGCGGCGCGGCCATTGGCCGCAATGCGTCGGTAGAGTGCGTGAGCGGGCTCGCGTTGCGTATCAGCGATGCGGTCCCGGCGCGCGTGCTGCGCTTCAGCCACGTGGGCTGA
- the puhC gene encoding photosynthetic complex assembly protein PuhC: MNAPIHFEQEPGARPDARPLIVPRPALIMAAALVVFVFGLAISARIFGFGAFREVPTAVLAERSLRFVDVPGGAITVMDATTNTVAAELGPGTNNFLRGAMRALTRERRAASIGPEVPFRLVRYVDGRLVLHDPATKQSVTVTSFGPTQVESFDRLLVQSK, translated from the coding sequence ATGAACGCGCCCATTCACTTCGAGCAGGAACCGGGCGCACGCCCCGACGCCCGGCCGCTGATCGTTCCCCGGCCGGCGCTTATCATGGCGGCGGCGTTGGTCGTCTTCGTGTTCGGGCTCGCTATCTCGGCGCGGATTTTTGGCTTCGGTGCGTTCCGGGAAGTTCCGACGGCCGTGCTGGCTGAGCGATCCTTGCGCTTCGTCGACGTTCCCGGCGGCGCGATCACGGTGATGGACGCGACCACCAACACAGTGGCCGCCGAGCTTGGCCCCGGCACCAACAATTTTCTCCGCGGTGCGATGCGCGCACTCACGCGCGAACGCCGTGCCGCGAGCATCGGCCCCGAAGTGCCGTTCCGGCTGGTGCGTTATGTCGACGGACGGCTCGTCCTCCACGACCCCGCCACCAAGCAGAGTGTGACGGTGACCAGCTTCGGGCCCACCCAGGTCGAATCGTTCGATCGATTGCTGGTGCAGTCGAAGTAG
- the puhB gene encoding photosynthetic complex putative assembly protein PuhB gives MSSGADGTPQYIRGVPHALPEGEHILWQGAPEALPIAKHVFHWRLLAAYFAVMTIVWATSTTLAFSSQDFLVSLLVRVGLSALVLAIVFVISGVVARTSWYAITSQRLVLRLGMVFEMSINVPFTILDSAGVGVFKDGTGQVVLTLTKPNRLAYIALWPHCRVFSINQPQPVLRGLRDAQRIGTLLAQAVADASEGAMRAPADSSRASASDPHLAPQPA, from the coding sequence ATGAGTTCCGGCGCAGACGGCACGCCGCAGTACATCCGTGGCGTGCCGCACGCGCTGCCGGAGGGGGAGCATATCCTCTGGCAGGGCGCACCAGAGGCCCTTCCGATCGCCAAGCATGTGTTTCATTGGCGTCTGCTCGCGGCCTACTTCGCCGTGATGACCATCGTGTGGGCTACGTCGACCACGTTGGCCTTCAGCTCGCAGGACTTTCTGGTGAGCCTGCTGGTTCGCGTCGGGCTGTCCGCGCTGGTCCTGGCCATCGTCTTCGTGATCTCGGGTGTCGTTGCCCGGACATCGTGGTACGCCATCACCTCGCAGCGACTGGTCCTGCGGCTGGGCATGGTCTTCGAAATGTCGATCAACGTCCCGTTCACGATCCTCGATTCGGCTGGCGTCGGTGTCTTCAAGGACGGCACAGGGCAGGTGGTGCTCACGCTGACCAAGCCGAATCGCCTGGCCTACATCGCGCTGTGGCCGCACTGCCGCGTGTTTTCGATCAATCAGCCGCAGCCTGTACTGCGCGGACTGCGCGACGCGCAGCGTATCGGCACGTTGCTGGCACAGGCCGTGGCTGATGCGTCCGAAGGCGCGATGCGAGCGCCCGCCGATTCCTCTCGCGCTTCGGCGAGTGACCCACATTTGGCACCGCAGCCCGCATGA
- the puhA gene encoding photosynthetic reaction center subunit H, which produces MSDIKAVPADSYNGSALIPTGDPMIDGVGPSSWANRSDTPDMTFHNTAKIVPMRLDPTYSIAKGDPDPRGLPVVAADKQVAGTVIELWVNRAEPQVTYYEVQLTGSERRVMLPAGFVQWPNFGLWGNDKLLVKAITAAQFANVPALKRDDQITLLEEDMVCAYYAGGHLYAMAERSEPII; this is translated from the coding sequence ATGTCCGATATCAAGGCTGTTCCGGCGGATAGCTACAACGGGTCGGCGCTCATTCCGACCGGCGATCCGATGATCGACGGGGTCGGTCCTTCGTCGTGGGCCAATCGGTCCGACACGCCCGACATGACGTTCCACAACACGGCCAAGATCGTGCCTATGCGTCTCGATCCGACGTACTCGATCGCCAAGGGCGATCCGGATCCGCGCGGACTTCCGGTGGTAGCGGCTGACAAGCAGGTGGCCGGTACGGTGATCGAGCTGTGGGTGAATCGCGCCGAGCCGCAGGTGACCTACTACGAAGTGCAGCTGACCGGCAGCGAGCGGCGCGTGATGCTCCCCGCCGGATTCGTGCAGTGGCCGAACTTCGGGCTCTGGGGCAACGACAAGCTGCTCGTGAAGGCGATCACGGCCGCCCAGTTCGCCAACGTGCCGGCCCTGAAGCGCGATGATCAGATCACGCTCCTCGAAGAAGATATGGTTTGCGCCTACTACGCCGGCGGTCATCTCTACGCCATGGCCGAACGGAGCGAGCCGATCATATGA
- a CDS encoding BCD family MFS transporter has product MPNPADVFVKGLSSLSGRFMPFADVATAEVPLSRLMRLALFQLSVGMVQTLFVGTLNRVMILELNVPASLVAIMLAIPLLVAPLRALVGFRSDTHRSILGWKRVPYLWLGTQLQFGGLAIMPFALLVLSEHGGRGPAWIGYAGTALAFLLVGAGAHTTQTAGLALATDVVREDKRPRVIALMYLMMLLGTLISALVLEQFLRDFTPLKLIQVIQGTAVFTVICNAVSLWKQEARVKGVVEYTKDEIRPRFRDAWRTFAGGGQAVRLLVASGIGFFAFNLQDVLLEPYGGEILHLTVSQTTMLTAIMAAGAVAAFALSAELLRRQRDPIRLAALGALGGIIGFAMIVFAAPLDSALLFRIGVGLIGFGEGLFGVGTLSFAMQLKDASQHGIALGAWGAVFATAEGLSFALSGLLKDWLSHLVERGALGPGMSVPSVPYSVVYHLEIFSLFATLVALGPLVARRRASRAPADATPRSFGLADLPA; this is encoded by the coding sequence ATGCCAAATCCAGCAGATGTCTTCGTCAAAGGGTTGTCGAGCCTCTCGGGTCGATTCATGCCCTTTGCCGATGTCGCCACCGCCGAGGTGCCATTGTCGCGCCTCATGCGACTGGCGCTCTTTCAGCTGTCGGTCGGCATGGTGCAGACGTTGTTCGTCGGCACGCTCAATCGTGTCATGATCCTCGAGCTCAACGTCCCCGCGTCGTTGGTGGCGATCATGCTCGCGATCCCGTTGCTCGTGGCGCCGCTGCGGGCGCTGGTCGGCTTCCGCTCCGATACGCATCGCAGCATCCTCGGCTGGAAGCGGGTGCCGTACCTCTGGCTCGGCACCCAGTTGCAGTTCGGTGGCCTGGCCATCATGCCGTTCGCGCTGCTCGTGCTGTCCGAGCATGGTGGACGGGGGCCGGCCTGGATCGGATACGCCGGCACGGCGCTGGCCTTCCTGCTCGTCGGTGCTGGTGCCCACACCACACAGACGGCCGGCCTCGCGCTGGCGACCGATGTGGTGCGTGAGGACAAGCGCCCGCGCGTGATTGCGCTCATGTATCTCATGATGCTGCTCGGCACGTTGATCTCGGCGCTCGTCCTCGAGCAGTTCCTGCGCGACTTCACACCGCTCAAGCTGATTCAGGTCATCCAGGGGACGGCGGTCTTCACCGTGATCTGTAACGCGGTCTCCCTGTGGAAACAGGAAGCGCGCGTGAAGGGCGTCGTGGAATACACGAAGGACGAGATCCGGCCACGCTTCCGGGATGCGTGGCGTACCTTCGCCGGCGGCGGGCAGGCGGTGCGTTTGCTGGTCGCGTCAGGCATCGGCTTCTTCGCGTTCAATCTGCAGGACGTCCTGCTGGAGCCGTACGGTGGTGAGATCCTGCATCTCACGGTGTCGCAGACCACCATGCTCACCGCCATCATGGCAGCGGGGGCCGTCGCGGCCTTCGCCCTGTCGGCCGAGCTGCTGCGTCGGCAGCGCGATCCCATCCGGCTGGCCGCCCTTGGCGCGCTGGGCGGCATCATTGGCTTTGCCATGATCGTGTTCGCCGCGCCGCTCGATTCTGCGCTGCTCTTTCGCATTGGCGTCGGGCTGATCGGCTTTGGTGAAGGGTTGTTCGGTGTCGGTACGTTGTCGTTCGCGATGCAGTTGAAGGACGCGTCGCAGCACGGCATCGCGCTCGGCGCGTGGGGCGCGGTGTTCGCGACCGCGGAAGGGTTGTCGTTCGCCCTCAGTGGGCTCCTCAAAGATTGGCTGTCGCATCTGGTGGAGCGGGGCGCGTTGGGCCCGGGGATGAGTGTTCCCTCGGTGCCGTATTCGGTGGTGTATCACCTCGAGATTTTCTCGCTGTTCGCGACACTCGTCGCACTCGGGCCGTTAGTTGCTCGTCGGAGGGCCAGTCGTGCCCCGGCCGATGCGACGCCGCGGTCCTTCGGCCTTGCCGATCTACCGGCCTGA
- the acsF gene encoding magnesium-protoporphyrin IX monomethyl ester (oxidative) cyclase has product MYPTATELPVRAYDNVNDSTKNAQQDAILSPRFYTTDFAKIDALKIKTEHQQMWDDILAEFRRDPNKNHFKRNEEFDADLSAMDPELREQFIEFLVSSVTAEFSGCILYAEIKKRIKNPEVRELFGFMSRDEGRHAGFINHTLNDFDVAVDLSFLTKAKKYTFFQPKFIYYATYLSEKIGYARYVTIFRNFEKQPDKRFHPIFKWFENWCLDEFRHGEAFAVLMRSNPELLEGRNKLWIRFFLLAVFCTMYVRDHARAPFFKHMGIDVDDYDRRVITLTNQISRQVFPDTVDTESEAFWALMDRMWRNTDAMRKAEAAGGFFSKVKVVLLKGANALTFVQLYLRPPHRQALPADVRMQPVW; this is encoded by the coding sequence ATGTACCCTACCGCTACCGAGTTGCCCGTTCGCGCGTATGACAACGTGAACGACAGCACCAAGAACGCCCAGCAGGACGCGATTCTGAGCCCGAGGTTTTATACCACGGATTTCGCGAAGATCGACGCCCTCAAGATCAAGACCGAGCACCAGCAGATGTGGGATGACATCCTGGCGGAGTTCCGTCGGGATCCCAACAAGAACCACTTCAAGCGCAACGAAGAATTCGACGCGGATCTTTCGGCGATGGACCCCGAACTGCGCGAGCAGTTCATCGAATTCCTCGTGTCGTCGGTGACGGCGGAATTCAGTGGGTGCATTCTGTACGCCGAGATCAAGAAGCGGATCAAGAATCCGGAAGTCCGCGAGCTCTTCGGCTTCATGAGCCGGGACGAAGGACGGCACGCCGGCTTCATCAATCACACGTTGAACGATTTCGACGTCGCCGTCGATCTCAGTTTCCTCACGAAGGCGAAGAAGTACACGTTCTTCCAGCCGAAGTTCATCTACTACGCGACGTACCTCTCCGAGAAGATCGGGTACGCGCGATATGTGACGATCTTCCGCAACTTCGAGAAGCAGCCAGACAAGCGTTTCCACCCGATCTTCAAGTGGTTCGAGAACTGGTGCCTCGACGAGTTCCGTCACGGTGAGGCGTTTGCCGTGCTGATGCGCTCCAACCCAGAACTGTTGGAAGGGCGCAATAAGCTCTGGATCCGCTTCTTCCTGCTGGCCGTGTTCTGCACCATGTACGTGCGCGACCACGCGCGCGCGCCGTTCTTCAAGCATATGGGCATCGATGTCGACGACTACGATCGTCGCGTCATCACGCTCACGAACCAGATCAGCCGTCAGGTGTTTCCCGATACGGTGGATACCGAGAGCGAGGCCTTCTGGGCGTTGATGGACCGGATGTGGCGCAACACGGATGCCATGCGGAAGGCCGAGGCGGCAGGCGGGTTCTTCTCGAAGGTCAAGGTGGTGCTGCTCAAGGGAGCGAATGCGCTCACCTTCGTGCAGCTGTATCTCCGTCCCCCACATCGTCAGGCGTTGCCGGCCGATGTGCGTATGCAGCCCGTCTGGTAG
- the bchM gene encoding magnesium protoporphyrin IX methyltransferase translates to MATRISPEVSTNPGPSFDGTSPGGSHATSVSYLERRAWIGEYFDRTAATAWKTLTSDAPVSKIRASVRAGRDQMRHTLLAWLSPDLHGVRILDAGCGTGTLAIDLAKRGAEVVAIDLSPTLVDHARERAEAEGVDIDFRSGDMLDPSLGTFDHLVAMDSLIHYDLPEMIAALGTLAPRVRERMLITVVPGTPLLVALRAVGRLFPRADRAPAIVPVSERAFRTGLLGSPVLDTWGMVGTRLVERGFYRSMAIALHHSSLGGSHAPRR, encoded by the coding sequence ATGGCCACTCGCATCTCTCCTGAGGTTTCCACGAATCCAGGTCCGTCGTTCGACGGAACGTCACCTGGGGGTTCGCACGCCACATCGGTGTCGTACCTCGAGCGGCGGGCCTGGATCGGGGAATATTTTGATCGCACGGCGGCAACGGCGTGGAAGACGCTCACCTCCGATGCGCCGGTCTCCAAGATCCGGGCGTCGGTGCGCGCCGGTCGAGATCAGATGCGGCACACCCTTCTGGCCTGGTTGAGTCCCGACCTGCACGGCGTGCGCATCCTCGATGCGGGCTGCGGCACGGGTACGCTCGCCATTGATCTGGCCAAGCGGGGGGCCGAGGTGGTCGCGATCGACTTGTCGCCCACGCTGGTCGACCATGCGCGGGAGCGGGCGGAAGCCGAGGGCGTCGACATCGACTTCCGAAGCGGGGATATGCTGGATCCGTCCCTTGGTACGTTCGACCATCTGGTGGCGATGGACTCCCTGATCCACTACGATCTCCCCGAGATGATCGCCGCCCTGGGTACTCTGGCCCCGCGGGTTCGCGAGCGTATGCTGATTACCGTGGTGCCAGGCACGCCGTTGCTGGTGGCCCTTCGGGCGGTCGGGCGGCTGTTTCCGCGGGCCGACCGGGCGCCGGCGATCGTGCCGGTGTCGGAAAGGGCGTTCCGGACGGGGCTTCTGGGCTCGCCGGTCCTTGATACGTGGGGTATGGTTGGGACACGGCTCGTGGAGCGTGGATTTTATCGTTCCATGGCCATTGCGTTGCACCACAGTTCGTTGGGGGGCTCACACGCCCCGCGGCGCTGA
- the bchL gene encoding ferredoxin:protochlorophyllide reductase (ATP-dependent) iron-sulfur ATP-binding protein, translating to MTATRLPILDAVGDGEGSLQVHLDENTKIDGALVIAVYGKGGIGKSTTSSNLSAAFSRLGKRVLQIGCDPKHDSTFTLTKKMVPTVIDVLESVDFHSEELRPEDFMFEGYNGVQCIEAGGPPAGTGCGGYVTGQTVKLLKEHHLLEDTDVVIFDVLGDVVCGGFAAPLQHAHYCLIVTANDFDSIFAMNRIIAAIQAKSKNYKVRLGGVVANRSKDTNEIDRFNNAVGLKTMAHFQDIDAIRRSRLKKCTIFEMEDSPEVIAAQEQYMLLASRMLDDVVPLPANPLKDREIFDLLGLD from the coding sequence ATGACCGCGACCCGACTGCCGATTCTCGACGCCGTGGGTGACGGCGAAGGTAGCCTGCAAGTGCACCTCGACGAGAACACCAAGATCGACGGTGCGTTGGTCATTGCCGTGTATGGCAAGGGCGGCATCGGCAAGAGCACCACGTCCTCGAATCTGTCGGCCGCGTTCTCGCGTCTGGGCAAGCGCGTCCTCCAGATCGGATGCGATCCGAAGCACGACTCCACGTTCACGCTCACCAAGAAGATGGTGCCGACCGTGATCGACGTGCTCGAATCGGTCGACTTCCATTCTGAAGAGTTGCGCCCCGAAGACTTCATGTTCGAGGGCTACAACGGCGTGCAGTGTATCGAGGCGGGCGGTCCGCCGGCCGGCACCGGCTGCGGTGGCTACGTGACCGGCCAGACGGTGAAGCTGCTGAAGGAGCATCATCTGCTCGAAGACACCGATGTCGTGATCTTCGACGTGCTCGGCGACGTCGTGTGCGGCGGGTTCGCCGCGCCGCTCCAGCATGCGCACTATTGCCTGATCGTCACGGCCAACGATTTCGATTCCATCTTCGCGATGAACCGCATCATTGCCGCGATTCAAGCGAAGTCCAAGAACTACAAGGTGCGACTGGGGGGCGTGGTCGCCAATCGGTCCAAGGATACGAACGAGATCGATCGCTTCAACAACGCGGTGGGTCTGAAAACGATGGCGCACTTCCAGGACATCGATGCGATCCGCCGTAGTCGCCTGAAGAAGTGCACGATTTTCGAGATGGAAGATTCACCGGAAGTGATCGCGGCACAGGAGCAGTACATGCTGCTGGCCTCGCGCATGCTCGATGACGTGGTACCGTTGCCCGCGAATCCACTCAAGGATCGCGAGATCTTCGACCTTTTGGGGTTGGACTAA